One Rhodococcus sp. P1Y DNA window includes the following coding sequences:
- the atpA gene encoding F0F1 ATP synthase subunit alpha: MAELTISSDEIRSAIENFTASYSPESSREEVGTVTDTSDGIAHVSGLPSAMSNELLEFPGGVLGVALNLDATEIGAVILGDYEHIEEGQEVKRTGDVLSVPVGDGYLGRVVNPLGQPIDGLGDIESSENRALELQAASVLERQPVEEPLQTGIKAIDAMTPIGRGQRQLIIGDRKTGKTAVCIDAILNQKANWESGDEKKQVRCIYVAIGQKGSTIAGVKAALEEQGALEYTTIVAAPASDSAGFKWLAPYTGSAIGQHWMYQGKHVLIVFDDLTKQAEAYRAISLLLRRPPGREAYPGDVFYLHSRLLERSAKLSDELGGGSLTALPIIETKANDVSAYIPTNVISITDGQVFLESDLFNKGVRPAINVGISVSRVGGAAQTKGMKKVSGSLRLELAQFRELEAFSAFASDLDAASKAQLERGARLVELLKQDQYSPVAVEDQIISIWLAGQGTYDSVPVGDVRRFETELLEDLHRNASGVYDSIAGGKALDDDAQKALTEATEKFKAGFLDSEGNRVVNEAEADTLNPDEVSQEQVNVTRKTVSK, from the coding sequence ATGGCGGAGCTGACGATCTCCTCCGACGAGATCCGTAGCGCGATCGAGAATTTCACCGCGAGCTACTCACCGGAGTCCTCCCGCGAGGAGGTCGGCACGGTTACCGACACGAGCGACGGAATCGCCCACGTGTCCGGTCTTCCGTCGGCGATGTCCAACGAGCTGCTGGAATTCCCCGGCGGCGTTCTCGGTGTTGCGCTCAACCTGGATGCCACCGAAATCGGTGCCGTCATCCTCGGTGACTACGAGCACATCGAAGAAGGTCAGGAAGTCAAGCGAACGGGCGACGTCCTGTCCGTGCCCGTCGGCGACGGCTACCTCGGCCGCGTCGTCAATCCCCTCGGACAGCCGATCGACGGCCTGGGCGACATCGAGTCCAGCGAGAACCGCGCACTCGAGCTGCAGGCAGCCTCGGTGCTCGAGCGCCAGCCCGTGGAAGAGCCGCTCCAGACGGGTATCAAGGCCATCGACGCCATGACGCCCATCGGCCGCGGACAGCGTCAGCTCATCATCGGTGACCGCAAGACGGGCAAGACCGCCGTCTGCATCGACGCCATCCTGAACCAGAAGGCCAACTGGGAGTCCGGCGACGAGAAGAAGCAGGTTCGCTGCATCTACGTCGCCATCGGCCAGAAGGGCTCCACGATCGCAGGCGTCAAGGCTGCGCTCGAAGAGCAGGGTGCACTCGAGTACACGACCATCGTCGCGGCTCCCGCATCCGACTCGGCCGGCTTCAAGTGGCTCGCTCCGTACACCGGCTCGGCCATCGGCCAGCACTGGATGTACCAGGGCAAGCACGTCCTCATCGTGTTCGACGACCTGACCAAGCAGGCAGAGGCGTACCGCGCCATCTCGCTGCTGCTGCGTCGCCCGCCGGGCCGCGAGGCGTACCCCGGTGACGTTTTCTACTTGCACTCCCGTCTGCTGGAGCGCTCGGCGAAGCTGTCCGACGAACTGGGCGGCGGCTCGCTGACGGCTCTGCCGATCATCGAGACCAAGGCCAACGACGTCTCGGCCTACATCCCGACCAACGTCATCTCGATCACCGACGGTCAGGTCTTCCTCGAGTCGGACCTCTTCAACAAGGGTGTTCGTCCCGCCATCAACGTCGGTATCTCGGTGTCCCGAGTCGGTGGCGCTGCGCAGACCAAGGGCATGAAGAAGGTCTCCGGATCACTTCGCCTCGAACTGGCGCAGTTCCGTGAGCTCGAAGCCTTCTCGGCGTTCGCCTCCGACCTCGACGCGGCCTCCAAGGCTCAGCTCGAGCGCGGCGCACGTCTGGTCGAGCTGCTCAAGCAGGACCAGTACTCACCGGTTGCCGTCGAAGATCAGATCATCTCGATCTGGCTTGCCGGCCAGGGCACGTACGACTCCGTTCCCGTAGGCGACGTCCGTCGCTTCGAGACCGAGCTGCTCGAGGACCTGCACCGCAATGCAAGCGGCGTCTACGACAGCATTGCCGGTGGCAAGGCTCTCGATGACGACGCGCAGAAGGCACTCACCGAGGCGACCGAGAAGTTCAAGGCAGGCTTCCTCGACTCCGAGGGCAACCGCGTCGTCAACGAGGCAGAGGCGGACACGCTGAACCCCGACGAGGTCAGCCAGGAGCAGGTCAACGTCACTCGCAAGACAGTCAGCAAGTAG
- a CDS encoding F0F1 ATP synthase subunit delta — MYATSREALDRTRSVANDALGSAQAGQATAAAAQTGAELFAVVETLDGQRTLRTALSDASVSAERRSALAEELFAGQVSEITAKVLKTAVTESWSKASDLLNSLVVLGREALLRAAADQDQLDTVEDELFRLGRIVAANPQLEQALSDLGKPVQAKRELLGRLLYGKVTAVTEALAIQTVSRLRKSAPADALDELAGLAAQVRDRAVAHVRSAAPLSDSQLEKLTATLTRTYGKPVTVHVEVDAELLSGLVVRIGDEVIDGSGAGRLAALRKTLK, encoded by the coding sequence ATGTACGCAACTTCTCGTGAGGCTCTTGACCGCACGCGTTCGGTTGCGAACGATGCGCTCGGTTCTGCGCAGGCAGGGCAGGCAACTGCCGCTGCGGCGCAGACCGGAGCCGAGCTCTTCGCTGTCGTGGAGACCCTCGACGGACAGCGCACGTTGCGTACCGCGCTGTCCGACGCCTCGGTTTCCGCGGAACGTCGGAGCGCGCTGGCGGAGGAACTCTTCGCCGGACAGGTATCCGAGATCACCGCGAAGGTCCTGAAGACCGCAGTCACGGAGAGCTGGTCCAAGGCATCGGATCTGCTGAACTCGCTCGTCGTTCTGGGTCGTGAAGCTCTGCTTCGCGCCGCAGCCGATCAGGATCAGCTCGACACCGTCGAGGACGAGCTGTTCCGCCTCGGCCGCATCGTTGCAGCCAATCCGCAGCTCGAACAGGCATTGTCGGATCTCGGCAAGCCCGTTCAGGCCAAGCGCGAGCTGCTGGGACGGCTGTTGTACGGCAAGGTGACTGCGGTCACCGAGGCATTGGCGATTCAAACGGTCAGTCGTCTGCGGAAGTCGGCCCCGGCCGACGCTCTGGACGAGCTGGCAGGGCTGGCAGCCCAGGTTCGTGACCGGGCAGTGGCACACGTTCGTAGTGCAGCGCCACTCAGCGACAGCCAGCTCGAGAAGCTGACTGCGACGTTGACGCGTACATACGGCAAGCCAGTGACCGTTCACGTAGAGGTCGACGCCGAACTGCTCAGCGGACTCGTTGTTCGAATCGGCGACGAGGTCATCGACGGTAGTGGGGCAGGACGCCTCGCTGCACTGCGAAAGACACTCAAGTAG
- a CDS encoding F0F1 ATP synthase subunit B, whose translation MATTIAFLAAEEGEDINPLLPATYDIVWSAVCIAVIGFVFWKYILPKFQEVLAQRSDLIEGGIKKAEEAQAEAKAALEQYQKQLADARSEAAQIREEARTQGQAILAELKTKAQEESDRIVAAGHNQLVAQRQQIITELRSDLGRTAVELAEKVIGEQLSDEAKRAGSIDRFLSELDSVTADSAAGK comes from the coding sequence ATGGCAACCACCATCGCGTTCTTGGCCGCGGAAGAAGGCGAGGACATCAATCCTCTCCTCCCCGCGACATACGACATCGTTTGGTCTGCGGTCTGCATCGCTGTCATCGGCTTCGTCTTCTGGAAGTACATCCTTCCGAAGTTCCAGGAAGTTCTGGCGCAGCGCAGCGATCTGATCGAAGGCGGCATCAAGAAGGCCGAAGAAGCACAGGCAGAAGCCAAGGCTGCTCTCGAGCAGTACCAGAAGCAGCTTGCCGACGCTCGCTCCGAGGCTGCGCAGATCCGTGAGGAAGCGCGCACCCAGGGGCAGGCCATTCTCGCCGAACTGAAGACGAAGGCGCAGGAAGAGAGCGACCGGATCGTGGCCGCAGGCCACAACCAGCTCGTAGCTCAGCGTCAGCAGATCATCACGGAGCTCCGTAGCGATCTGGGACGTACAGCAGTGGAACTGGCCGAGAAGGTCATCGGGGAGCAGCTGTCCGACGAGGCGAAGCGCGCCGGTTCCATCGATCGCTTCCTGAGCGAACTCGACTCCGTCACCGCTGACTCTGCAGCGGGAAAGTGA
- a CDS encoding ATP synthase F0 subunit C produces MSLAYLAQEVTETTVTGGGYGAIGYGLAAIGPGIGVGIVVGKAIEGIARQPELQGTIRTNMFLGIAFTEALALIGIVAGFLFG; encoded by the coding sequence ATGAGCCTCGCGTACCTGGCACAGGAAGTCACCGAGACCACCGTTACGGGTGGCGGCTACGGCGCAATCGGTTACGGCCTCGCAGCCATCGGACCTGGCATCGGTGTAGGCATCGTGGTCGGCAAGGCCATCGAGGGCATCGCGCGTCAGCCGGAGCTCCAGGGCACCATCCGTACCAACATGTTCCTCGGCATCGCGTTCACCGAAGCGCTCGCGCTGATCGGTATCGTCGCCGGCTTCCTGTTCGGTTAA
- the atpB gene encoding F0F1 ATP synthase subunit A, which translates to MLFEGTPFELDRLMLIRILMTLVLVVLFAVAMRGPKVVPRGLQNVVEYMLDFVKVQIADEILGKEQGKRFLPIIMTIFFAVLFMNLSGIIPFLNISPNARIGMPLVLAALAYVTFNYVGIKKYGFFKYVKSSVVVPDVPWALHIILIPIEFISTFILRPFTLTVRLMANMLAGHLMLVLFFSATQFFFFQAAAGMKIFGIFSLAAGFGFTLFEMLVIGLQAYVFALLTAVYIDLALHADSH; encoded by the coding sequence GTGTTGTTCGAAGGCACACCCTTCGAACTCGACCGGCTGATGCTGATTCGCATTCTCATGACCCTCGTGTTGGTCGTGCTGTTCGCTGTCGCGATGCGCGGGCCGAAGGTTGTACCGCGGGGTCTGCAGAACGTCGTCGAGTACATGCTCGACTTCGTCAAGGTGCAGATCGCCGACGAGATTCTGGGCAAGGAACAGGGCAAGAGGTTCCTGCCGATCATCATGACGATCTTCTTCGCCGTGTTGTTCATGAATCTCTCCGGAATCATCCCGTTCCTGAACATCTCGCCGAACGCGCGAATCGGTATGCCACTCGTGCTTGCCGCCCTTGCCTACGTCACGTTCAACTACGTCGGCATCAAGAAGTACGGCTTCTTCAAGTACGTCAAGAGCAGTGTCGTGGTCCCCGACGTTCCGTGGGCCCTGCACATCATCCTGATTCCGATCGAGTTCATCTCGACGTTCATCCTCCGTCCGTTCACGCTCACCGTCCGTCTCATGGCGAACATGCTGGCCGGTCACCTCATGCTCGTGCTGTTCTTCAGCGCGACTCAGTTCTTCTTCTTCCAGGCCGCAGCGGGCATGAAGATCTTCGGCATCTTCTCCTTGGCGGCCGGTTTCGGCTTCACGCTGTTCGAGATGCTTGTCATCGGACTGCAGGCGTACGTGTTCGCACTGCTGACCGCGGTCTACATCGATCTCGCGCTGCACGCCGACTCCCACTAG
- a CDS encoding glycosyltransferase family 4 protein gives MTVEVIAQSGQGAGVPIRELLLVFLTAAVVTFLATGGVRVLAIKFGAVAAPRERDVHVTPTPRLGGTGMYLGMLIALLFASQLPALARGFDSEYNQDVPAALVAGFVIVAVGIIDDRWGLDALTKFVGQVTAAGVLVVMGVSWYIVYVPWSDGGYTVVLDQLQAGLVTVLVTVVMVNAMNFVDGLDGLAAGLGFIASLAICVFSVGLLHEQGGDVGIYPPTVIAAALAGACLGFLPHNFQPARIFMGDSGSMLIGLMLATVATSASGRIPLVAYGPRDLLGLLSPLLLVGAVMFIPILDLLLAVIRRTRAGRSPFSPDKMHLHHRLLQIGHSHRRVVLVIYLWVGVLAFGAVGSSLLDRRIVVLLVAAGLVFALVVTAVPSIRLDMARQRRSARRAGRRGRRT, from the coding sequence ATGACAGTAGAGGTCATCGCACAATCCGGTCAGGGTGCAGGCGTCCCGATTCGCGAGCTGCTGTTGGTGTTTCTGACGGCAGCGGTCGTGACGTTCCTCGCCACCGGCGGAGTGCGGGTTCTCGCCATCAAGTTCGGCGCAGTCGCTGCTCCCCGTGAACGCGACGTGCACGTGACACCCACGCCGCGCCTCGGCGGTACAGGTATGTACCTCGGGATGCTGATCGCACTCTTGTTCGCGTCGCAGTTGCCCGCCCTCGCTCGCGGCTTCGACTCCGAGTACAACCAGGATGTACCGGCGGCGCTCGTCGCGGGCTTCGTCATCGTGGCGGTCGGCATCATCGACGATCGATGGGGTCTCGACGCCCTTACGAAGTTCGTCGGCCAGGTCACGGCGGCGGGCGTGCTCGTCGTCATGGGTGTGAGCTGGTACATCGTCTACGTTCCGTGGTCCGACGGTGGTTACACCGTCGTCCTCGACCAATTGCAGGCCGGGCTGGTGACCGTCCTCGTCACGGTCGTGATGGTCAATGCGATGAACTTCGTCGACGGGCTCGACGGCCTTGCCGCTGGGCTGGGATTCATCGCATCACTTGCGATCTGTGTGTTCTCGGTGGGTTTGCTGCACGAGCAGGGCGGTGATGTCGGCATCTACCCCCCGACAGTCATCGCAGCTGCGCTGGCCGGCGCGTGCCTGGGCTTTCTGCCTCACAATTTTCAGCCCGCGCGGATCTTCATGGGTGATTCGGGTTCGATGCTCATCGGTCTGATGCTGGCGACGGTGGCCACGAGCGCATCGGGTCGCATTCCCCTGGTTGCGTACGGCCCACGTGACCTGCTCGGATTGCTGTCGCCCCTTCTGCTGGTCGGCGCGGTGATGTTCATTCCGATCCTCGATCTGCTGCTGGCCGTCATTCGACGAACACGCGCGGGCCGGAGCCCGTTCAGCCCGGACAAGATGCATTTGCACCACCGACTCCTTCAGATCGGCCACTCGCATCGCCGAGTCGTCCTCGTCATCTATCTGTGGGTCGGGGTTCTCGCATTCGGTGCCGTGGGCTCGTCGTTGCTCGACCGGCGCATCGTCGTTCTCCTCGTTGCGGCTGGCCTCGTATTCGCCCTGGTGGTGACGGCAGTGCCGTCGATCCGGCTCGACATGGCGCGTCAACGCCGCAGTGCCAGGCGCGCTGGTCGCCGAGGCCGTCGAACGTGA
- the glyA gene encoding serine hydroxymethyltransferase — protein MTQHEFFGAEFGELRSTDPEIADVLIGELERLRGGLQLIASENLASPAVLAAQGSVLTNKYAEGYPGRRYYGGCEVVDAAENLAIERAKALFGADHANVQPHSGASANLAVYAAFAQPGDAVLAMSLPHGGHLTHGSIVNFSGKWFTPVPYHVRRDTELIDYDEVRELALVHRPRIIVAGATAYSRAIDFAAFRAIADEVGAILWVDAAHFIGLVAGQAIPSPVPYADVVSATTHKVLRGPRGGMILCRSEHAKAIDKAVFPFTQGGPMMHTVAAKAVAFREAATEDYRRYAAQVVSNARALSASLVDAGMRAVSGGTDTHLALFDLRHLGVDGRAAESRCASAAITLNKNAIPFDPAPPAVASGIRVGSAALTTQGFDEADMTAVGSLVARAAAAEAGTTTGDSELAAVQDEVRALVSRKPAYPRA, from the coding sequence GTGACGCAACACGAGTTCTTCGGCGCCGAATTCGGCGAACTACGGTCGACGGATCCCGAGATCGCCGACGTGCTGATCGGCGAGCTCGAGCGGCTACGCGGCGGCCTGCAACTCATCGCGAGTGAAAATCTGGCGTCACCCGCGGTGCTCGCGGCCCAGGGCAGTGTCCTGACAAACAAGTATGCCGAGGGATATCCTGGTCGCCGCTATTACGGCGGGTGCGAGGTCGTCGACGCGGCAGAGAACCTCGCGATCGAGCGTGCGAAAGCTCTTTTCGGCGCCGACCACGCCAACGTGCAACCGCACTCGGGAGCGAGCGCCAACCTTGCTGTCTACGCAGCCTTCGCACAGCCCGGCGACGCAGTTCTCGCGATGAGCTTGCCGCATGGCGGCCATCTCACACACGGATCGATCGTCAATTTCTCGGGCAAATGGTTCACTCCAGTCCCGTATCACGTGCGGCGCGACACCGAACTGATCGACTACGACGAGGTGCGCGAACTCGCGCTGGTGCACAGGCCGCGGATCATCGTGGCGGGCGCGACGGCGTACTCGCGAGCGATCGACTTCGCCGCGTTCAGAGCAATCGCCGACGAGGTCGGCGCAATCCTGTGGGTCGATGCAGCGCATTTCATCGGTTTGGTTGCAGGGCAAGCGATCCCGTCACCGGTTCCGTATGCGGACGTCGTGTCCGCAACCACCCACAAGGTTCTCCGTGGACCACGGGGCGGAATGATCCTGTGTCGTTCCGAGCATGCCAAGGCCATCGACAAAGCGGTGTTCCCGTTCACTCAGGGCGGGCCGATGATGCACACGGTGGCTGCCAAAGCCGTGGCGTTTCGTGAGGCCGCTACAGAGGACTACCGCCGCTACGCGGCCCAAGTGGTCTCCAATGCGCGTGCCCTGTCGGCGTCGCTGGTCGATGCGGGAATGCGTGCGGTGTCGGGTGGGACCGATACGCACCTCGCCCTCTTCGACCTCCGACATCTCGGCGTCGACGGTCGGGCCGCCGAATCGCGGTGCGCATCGGCCGCAATCACCCTCAACAAGAACGCCATCCCGTTCGACCCGGCGCCGCCGGCTGTGGCATCGGGCATCCGTGTCGGCTCTGCTGCCCTGACGACGCAGGGGTTCGACGAAGCCGACATGACGGCGGTCGGATCTCTGGTCGCGCGCGCGGCGGCGGCCGAGGCCGGAACGACGACAGGTGATTCCGAGTTGGCAGCGGTCCAGGACGAGGTCAGGGCGCTCGTGTCGCGCAAGCCGGCGTACCCGCGCGCATGA
- a CDS encoding L-threonylcarbamoyladenylate synthase, whose product MSTVYDCQHADSRAAGLSAARGALKSGRLVVMPTDTLYGLAADAFDSGAVTDLLRAKGRGRDMPVPVLVGSWNTIDGLVGSVRPRTRDLIRAFWPGALSLVVQQAPSLAWDLGDAQGTVMLRMPLHPVALELLREVGPLAVSSANISGQPPATTVVQARDQLGGSASVYLDGGPAEHALASTIVDLTSDQPKILRAGAVATEAVAEVLGVTTESLMQGSSAQ is encoded by the coding sequence GTGAGTACCGTCTACGACTGCCAGCACGCCGACTCCCGAGCAGCCGGTTTGTCCGCGGCCAGGGGCGCCCTCAAGTCGGGCCGTCTTGTGGTCATGCCGACGGACACGCTCTACGGTCTCGCGGCAGACGCTTTCGACAGTGGCGCCGTCACGGATCTGCTTCGCGCCAAAGGACGTGGCCGCGACATGCCGGTGCCGGTGCTGGTGGGTTCGTGGAACACGATCGATGGACTCGTCGGAAGCGTCAGGCCGCGGACGAGAGATCTCATCAGGGCCTTCTGGCCGGGCGCGTTGAGTCTCGTCGTGCAGCAGGCGCCGTCGCTTGCCTGGGATCTCGGCGACGCACAAGGAACCGTCATGCTTCGTATGCCTCTGCATCCGGTTGCTCTCGAGCTGCTGCGCGAGGTCGGTCCCCTTGCTGTGTCGAGCGCGAACATCTCGGGTCAGCCGCCTGCGACGACGGTGGTCCAGGCAAGAGACCAGCTGGGCGGGTCGGCGTCTGTGTATCTGGACGGCGGTCCGGCCGAGCACGCACTAGCGTCGACGATCGTGGATCTCACGTCGGACCAACCGAAGATTTTGCGGGCAGGCGCGGTCGCGACAGAGGCTGTGGCCGAGGTGCTCGGGGTGACCACCGAAAGTCTCATGCAGGGGAGCTCGGCTCAGTGA
- the prmC gene encoding peptide chain release factor N(5)-glutamine methyltransferase: protein MTRKPLRLAILEATATLEAAGVPSARVDAELLASHLVGVERGRLGLVPLVEPEVIEAYNRTIEQRAKRIPLQYITGTTALGNIDVEVGPGVFVPRPETELLLGWALAFLEGVDHRPPVVLDLCTGSGALALALANARPDAQVHAVELDTSALAWARRNADLRAERGDTPITLHHGDVTDRELLKELDGRVDVIVSNPPYIPEGAQLEPEVIDHDPHLALFGGTDGLSVIEPMIGNIARWLGVGGGVGVEHDDSHGDRVAALFEKRRVFTDVVEHPDLSGRPRFVVASRAVSADS, encoded by the coding sequence GTGACTCGTAAACCGCTTCGTCTGGCCATTCTGGAAGCAACCGCGACACTCGAGGCCGCTGGAGTGCCCAGCGCCCGGGTCGATGCGGAGCTGCTTGCATCGCATCTCGTCGGCGTCGAGCGTGGACGACTCGGTTTGGTTCCCCTCGTCGAACCCGAGGTTATCGAGGCGTACAACCGGACCATCGAACAGCGTGCAAAGCGGATTCCGTTGCAGTACATCACTGGAACCACCGCGCTCGGCAACATCGACGTGGAAGTCGGGCCGGGTGTTTTCGTGCCTCGGCCGGAAACAGAACTGCTGCTGGGATGGGCGCTCGCGTTTCTGGAGGGCGTGGATCACCGGCCGCCGGTCGTCCTCGATCTGTGTACCGGTTCGGGGGCGCTCGCACTGGCTCTCGCCAACGCACGCCCCGACGCCCAGGTCCACGCTGTCGAACTGGACACCTCCGCGCTGGCATGGGCGCGTCGCAACGCTGACCTGAGAGCTGAACGAGGCGACACTCCAATCACTCTCCATCACGGCGATGTCACCGATCGTGAGTTGCTGAAAGAACTCGACGGGCGAGTGGATGTCATCGTGTCCAATCCGCCGTACATCCCGGAGGGCGCTCAACTCGAACCCGAGGTGATCGATCACGATCCGCATCTCGCGCTCTTCGGCGGAACCGATGGACTGTCGGTTATCGAGCCGATGATCGGCAATATCGCGCGGTGGCTCGGCGTCGGTGGGGGAGTGGGTGTCGAACACGACGATTCGCACGGCGATCGGGTCGCGGCACTGTTCGAAAAGCGACGGGTGTTCACCGATGTCGTGGAGCACCCCGACCTGTCCGGTCGCCCGCGGTTCGTCGTCGCCTCACGAGCGGTTTCGGCCGACAGCTGA
- a CDS encoding SHOCT domain-containing protein has product MYQELTPAGENAVNELAGRYGVSTSAVRTMLDAVNAGRGSMAQFNIGELGGGGQWMRGGMTMVGNMFDHGLKARVDGLCRDLSDVLAKNQVYPPAQNSTTGVGNSWWPGELGSPSSSGGQNGSQYAYFPSSKRLAVLVGGRLAVYDTLDHSIGGVQQQQGGGPGSLEFTSQYGTFTAASLPLVDPVQSEPTHSPGPAQNPGPAQNSGAAQNPGPPPNAGQLNIGEITSAIEALASLHDKGILTDDEFFTKKSELLKRI; this is encoded by the coding sequence GTGTACCAGGAATTGACGCCCGCGGGCGAGAATGCGGTGAACGAACTTGCCGGCAGGTACGGCGTGTCCACCTCGGCCGTTCGAACGATGCTCGACGCAGTCAACGCGGGCCGCGGGTCGATGGCTCAGTTCAATATCGGCGAGCTCGGTGGCGGTGGGCAATGGATGCGCGGCGGTATGACCATGGTGGGCAACATGTTCGACCACGGTCTCAAAGCTCGTGTCGACGGTTTGTGCCGAGATCTGTCTGACGTGTTGGCGAAGAATCAGGTGTACCCGCCCGCACAGAACTCCACGACCGGCGTCGGCAATTCGTGGTGGCCCGGTGAGCTGGGGAGTCCAAGTTCCAGTGGTGGTCAGAACGGGTCGCAGTATGCCTACTTCCCGAGTTCGAAGCGCCTGGCGGTACTCGTCGGGGGTCGCCTGGCGGTCTACGACACTCTCGACCACTCGATTGGCGGGGTGCAGCAGCAACAGGGCGGCGGTCCAGGGTCGCTCGAGTTCACCAGCCAGTACGGCACCTTTACCGCGGCCAGTCTTCCTTTGGTCGACCCGGTGCAGTCCGAACCAACGCATAGCCCTGGTCCTGCCCAGAACCCTGGTCCTGCCCAGAACTCCGGTGCCGCCCAGAACCCCGGGCCTCCACCGAACGCCGGCCAGCTGAACATCGGCGAGATCACCTCGGCGATCGAGGCTCTCGCCTCGCTGCACGACAAGGGCATCTTGACCGACGACGAGTTCTTCACCAAGAAGTCCGAGCTGCTGAAGCGAATTTGA
- the prfA gene encoding peptide chain release factor 1, which translates to MARTTKPSAIDDILAEHSGLEQQLADPSLHNDPAAARRAGKRFAELAPIMSVHGKLVSAQDDLVAARELAADDASFAAEIPELEQTVVTLEQTLADLLAPRDPHDGDDIVMEVKSGEGGEESALFAADLARMYVRYAERRGWRVEVLDANVSDLGGYKDATLSIKAKGNSLDGVWARLKFEGGVHRVQRVPVTESQGRVHTSAAGILVYPEPEEVEEVQIDETDLRIDVYRSSGKGGQGVNTTDSAVRITHLPTGIVVTCQNERSQLQNKARAMQVLAARLQAAAEEAADEEASAGRASQVRTVDRSERIRTYNFPENRITDHRIGFKSHNLDAVLDGELDPLLDALGKADRDARMQAE; encoded by the coding sequence ATGGCGAGGACGACGAAACCGTCGGCCATCGACGACATTCTGGCCGAACACTCGGGTCTCGAGCAGCAACTCGCCGACCCGTCCCTGCACAACGATCCGGCTGCGGCTCGCCGCGCAGGAAAGCGTTTCGCGGAGCTCGCCCCGATCATGTCGGTGCACGGAAAGCTCGTCTCGGCGCAGGACGATCTGGTGGCAGCGCGCGAATTGGCAGCTGACGATGCGTCGTTCGCAGCGGAGATTCCCGAGCTCGAGCAGACTGTGGTGACGCTCGAACAGACTTTGGCCGACCTGCTTGCTCCGCGCGACCCACACGATGGCGACGACATCGTGATGGAGGTCAAATCCGGTGAGGGCGGGGAGGAGTCAGCCCTGTTCGCGGCGGACCTCGCACGGATGTACGTGCGATACGCCGAGCGTCGTGGCTGGCGTGTGGAAGTTCTCGACGCCAACGTGTCCGATCTCGGTGGGTACAAGGACGCCACGCTGTCCATCAAGGCCAAGGGGAACTCGCTCGACGGCGTGTGGGCTCGATTGAAGTTCGAAGGAGGCGTGCACCGGGTTCAGCGCGTGCCCGTGACGGAATCTCAGGGCCGCGTGCACACATCCGCCGCCGGGATTTTGGTTTACCCGGAGCCCGAGGAGGTCGAAGAAGTCCAGATCGACGAGACGGATCTCCGCATCGACGTGTACCGCTCGTCCGGCAAGGGCGGCCAGGGCGTCAACACGACCGACTCCGCTGTACGCATTACTCACCTTCCGACGGGAATCGTCGTCACCTGTCAGAACGAACGCTCGCAGCTGCAGAACAAGGCGCGTGCGATGCAGGTGCTCGCGGCCAGGCTTCAGGCTGCGGCCGAGGAAGCGGCCGACGAGGAAGCATCGGCCGGTCGCGCAAGTCAGGTACGGACCGTCGACCGTTCCGAACGCATCCGCACGTACAACTTCCCCGAGAACCGCATCACCGACCATCGCATCGGGTTCAAGTCGCATAACCTGGACGCTGTGCTCGACGGCGAGCTCGACCCATTGCTCGACGCACTGGGCAAGGCTGATCGTGATGCTCGGATGCAGGCTGAATAA
- the rpmE gene encoding 50S ribosomal protein L31, translated as MKAGIHPDYTLTTVVCGCGNTFETHSTTDKDRINVEVCSQCHPFYTGKQKILDTGGRVARFEARYGKRAAKKAEADS; from the coding sequence ATGAAGGCAGGAATCCACCCCGACTACACACTCACCACGGTTGTGTGTGGTTGCGGCAATACTTTCGAGACGCACAGCACCACCGACAAAGATCGCATCAACGTCGAGGTCTGCTCGCAGTGCCACCCGTTCTACACGGGCAAGCAGAAGATTCTCGACACCGGCGGTCGCGTCGCACGCTTCGAGGCTCGCTACGGAAAGCGCGCTGCCAAGAAGGCCGAAGCCGACAGCTAG